One Urechidicola croceus genomic window, GCAATTACTTATAGCCATTGTTGTAAGTAGTGCTTTTTAATATTCTTGAATCAAAATTTCAGTTGGAATTCTTAAGTTCTGACTTAATTTTCTTATCATTTCTAAAGTCAGTTTACGTTTTTTGTTCATTATCTCGCTCACTCGACTTTTAAATCCAATATATTCTACCAAGTCCTTTTGTTTAAGTCCCATCTGTTCCATTCTAAAATTAATTGCAGAAATAGGGTCAGGCATTTCTATTGGAAATTTATCACTCTCATAGTTATCAATCAACACCGAAAGTATTTCCAATTCGTCTCCTTCTTTGGTTCCACGTTTTGCGTCAAAAATCACTTCAAGTCTTTCAAGCGCTTTTTGGTAGTCTTTTTCGTTTCTGATAGGTGTTATTTCCATTTTTAAATTTCGTTTGCGTTTATTTTGTCATATTCAGCGTGAGTTCCGACAAATCTTATCCATGCTAATTGGTATTCAAAATTGAATTTTACAATTAATCGATAGTCATTTCCTTTAATGTTGAATACAATTCTATTGTCTTTTAAAATACTTGCACTCGGATATTCGGATTTCAGTTCGTTGATGGATTGCCAATTAGATTTTTCCGTTTCTCGATACCAAGTTTTCAATTGTAATTCGCAATCATTGTGTTTCAACCAAAATTCACGTAATGTTCCTCTCGAAAATATTTTCACATTTTTCTATTTGATGCAAATATAATAAAAAAAGTTACCAAAACGATAACTTTTCTGTTTTTTTTCGGCATTACTTACAACGGATTAGTGTATGTTTCAGTGCGTAAAAGTACGCGGCAGATTTTCCGCTAGGAAAATCTGATGTTATAAAAGTGCAAAAACTTTGTGGATTGACCAAAAGTAAAGCATTGAATATAAACAGTGTTGGGTTTTAGTGCTTTTTTCATAGTTATTTTCTGAGTCTGAGTAAAAATCCGCCGTTATGAGATTCAGCCGTGTGTGAGTTTCATTCCGTTATAATTTTCCGTTCCAACTTTCAATTCCGCAAAGTTGAGTTTTTCACAACAACTTATAATTCCGTAAAATTGATTTTTCCGTTTCAACTTTTCATTCCACAATGACTGGCAAAAATTCCGTTGTTTAGTTTTTTTTCGTGACAACTTTCAATTCCGCTGTAATTGCTCAAAACCTGTCAAATTTGAGTGAATTTTTAAAGTTTTATATTCAGCGTAGGTTTGTTTGTCAGCATTAAACCCAACTGTCTCGGCTATGAGTAGTTGCGTGGTTTAGCACTTAACTTAGCAAGTACACACCAAACTGAAAATCCGCTAGGATTTTCAGAAGTAGGCGAGAACAAGCAATTACTTATAGCCATTGTTATGCAACGGTTTTATATTTTCTTTTTCTTCGGATTTTTTCTATTTGAAAACAAAGAAACAATCTCAATTGAATTTTTATTAATTCTGTAATAGAGATTATTATGTTTTTCAACTACAGCCTTTCGGATATTCTTTTTCTCAAAAGATGTAGGAAAGATTTCAGGTGACTTTGAAATCAGTTCAATTGTATGGTCTAATTTGGCTGAAAATGTTCTTAATTCTCTCTCAGTCCAATTATTTTCTAAATATTCTAAAGTTTCTTTAAGTTCAGATATTGCGTGGTCTGTCCACAGTATTTTATAACCACTTTTCATAAATTTCTTTCACGTTTGAGTGAGAAGTCAAATTTCCGTTGTCAGCATCCAAAATTCCTTTTTCAATGGACTCTTTTTCTTTTGCCGAAATTTCATTCCACCAATCGCTTTTTTCTTTTTCTCTTAATTTCATTAATTTGTCAATCAGAGATTTATCATTCAATGTAGATAACCATTGAATTAATTCTATTTTTTTATTTTCTAAACTTAAATCCATAATATCAAAGTTACAAATTTAATCTTATGATTCTATTTTTGATAGTGATTTTTTACTGTTGCATAACGTGTTTGTGTATGTTTCAGTGCGTAAAAGTACGCGGCAGATTTTCCGCTAGGAAAATCTAACGATATAAAAGTGCGAAAACTTTGTGGATTGACCAAAAGTAAAGCATTGAATATAAACAGTGTTCTCTTTTAGTGCGTATTTTGAGTGGTTTTTCCGTTTCTGAGTGAAAATCCGCCGTTATGAGATTCAGCCGCGAGTGAGTTTCATTCCGTTATAATTTTCCGCTCTAACTTTCAATTCCGCAAAGTTGAGTTTTTCACAGCAACTTATAATTCCGCAAAGTTGAGTTTTCCGTTTCAACTTTTCATTCCGCAAAGACTGGCAAAAATTCCGTTGTTTAGTTTTTTTTCGTGACAACTTTCAATTCCGCTGTAATTGCTAAAAATCTGCCAAATTTGAGTGATTTTTTGTTATTTGTTATTCCGCTTAATTTTGTTTTTTAGCATTAAAGAGAACGTGTTTGTGTATGTTTCAGTGCGTAAAAGTACGCGGCAGATTTTCCGCTAGGAAAATCTGATGTTATAAAAGTGCGAAAACTTTGTGGATTGACCAAAAGTAAAGCATTGAATATAAACAGTGTTGCCTTTTAGTGCGCATTTGAGTGTTATTTTTCGATTCTGAGTGAAAATCCGCCGTTATGAGATTCCGCCGTGAGTGAGTTTCATTCCGTTATAATTTTCCGCTCCAACTTTCAATTCCGCAAAGTTGAGTTTTCCGTTTCAACTTTTCATTCCGCAAAGACAGGCAAAAATTCCGTTGTTATTTTTCTCCGCTGTTTTGATTTTTTCCGTTGTAACTTTCAATTCCGCTGTAATTGCTCAAAATTTGATTGAATTTTTAATATTTATAATTCCGAAAATTTTGTTTTAAGCATTAAAGGCAACGTGTTTGTGTATGTTTCAGTGCGTAAAAGTACGCGGCAGATTTTCCGCTAGGAAAATCTGATGTTATAAAAGTGCGAAAACTTTGTGGATTGACCAAAAGTAAAGCATTGAATATAAACAGTGTTGCCTTTTAGTGCGCATTTGAGTGTTATTTTTCGATTCTGAGTGAAAATCCGCCGTTATGAGATTCCGCCGTGAGTGAGTTTCATTCCGTTATAATTTTCCGCTCCAACTTTCAATTCCGCAAAGTTGAGTTTTCCGTTTCAACTTTTCATTCCGCAAAGACAGGCAAAAATTCCGTTGTTATTTTTCTCCGCTGTTTTGATTTTTTCCGTTGTAACTTTCAATTCCGCTGTAATTGCTCAAAATTTGATTGAATTTTTAATATTTATAATTCCGAAAATTTTGTTTTAAGCATTAAAGGCAACGGTCTCGTATAACCGTCAGTTACGGGATTAAAATTAATGATTTTCGGTTTAGCACAGACGTTAGCAATTCCGAGTGGATTCGGACGTAGTCGAATCCGCCGTAATTGCGGTTATACATTGTTAGGCACTGGTTTTTCTCATCTGTAGTCAGGTAAATCATTCCACTTATCAAGCATTTTAGCAAAAAATCTGGCAGAGTAGGTCGATTCATAATTCCGTCCGAGATTTCCAACTTCCAAATCTCCAAACATTGAAACTATGATTTCAATTTGGTCAGAGTTTAAGTCAATCCGATAAAAGTTGGTCTCTTCACTATTCGGTTTATTATGTAATTCAGGTTTTTGAATTTTATTTTCCGCTATTATTCGGTCAATTTCAGATTCAAGTTCCGTCAAGTTATTAATTCCGAGTTGTTTTTTCGTTTCTTTTAGCGTTCCAAAATCAAGTACGTTTTCCTCTTTCGTTATTCTATTATATTCTTCTATTCTCATTTTTGGTCAACTTGTGCCTAACGTGTTTGTGTATGTTTCAGTGCGTAAAAGTACGCGGCAGATTTTCCGCTAGGAAAATCTAACGATATAAAAATGCGAAAACTTTGTGGATTGACCAAAAGTAAAGCATTGAATATAAACAGTGTTGTATTTTAGTGCGTATTTTGATTGGTTTTTCCGTTTCTGAGTAAAAATCCGCCATTATGAGATTCCGCCGTGATTGAGTTTTATTCCGTTAAAATTTTCCGTTCCAACTTTCAATTCCGCAAAGTTGAGTTTTCCGCAGCAACTTTTAATTCCGTAAAGATTGGCAAAATCTCCGCCGTTATTTTTCTCCGTAGTTTTGATTTTTTCCGTAACAACTTTCAATTCCGCAGTAATTGCTCAAATTTGTAGAGTAGGAGTTGATTTAGTCAATTTTTTTATTCCGTGTAATTTAGTTTTAAGCATTAAATACAACGTTTTGGTATAAGCTTTGTTGCGTTGATTTTAGCCTAAAAGTAAGTAAAAATTAAACAACTTTGTGCCTGCGTATTTTTCCGAAGGAAAAATTTAGCAGCAATAAAGTTTATACGGTGTTAGGCACTGTATTTTTTCATAAATATGGATATATTAAGAAGTAATAAATTCCTCCAAATATTCCAGCACCTGTTAAATAATTCAAAATTGTTTTTAAACCATTCAATTCTTGAGCAACTTTCAACCCTTTGTAAATTAATATTAATTGCCAAATTCC contains:
- a CDS encoding type II toxin-antitoxin system RelE/ParE family toxin, whose protein sequence is MKSGYKILWTDHAISELKETLEYLENNWTERELRTFSAKLDHTIELISKSPEIFPTSFEKKNIRKAVVEKHNNLYYRINKNSIEIVSLFSNRKNPKKKKI
- a CDS encoding helix-turn-helix domain-containing protein, which codes for MEITPIRNEKDYQKALERLEVIFDAKRGTKEGDELEILSVLIDNYESDKFPIEMPDPISAINFRMEQMGLKQKDLVEYIGFKSRVSEIMNKKRKLTLEMIRKLSQNLRIPTEILIQEY
- a CDS encoding type II toxin-antitoxin system HigB family toxin codes for the protein MKIFSRGTLREFWLKHNDCELQLKTWYRETEKSNWQSINELKSEYPSASILKDNRIVFNIKGNDYRLIVKFNFEYQLAWIRFVGTHAEYDKINANEI